The following are encoded together in the Salvia hispanica cultivar TCC Black 2014 chromosome 6, UniMelb_Shisp_WGS_1.0, whole genome shotgun sequence genome:
- the LOC125192801 gene encoding 50S ribosomal protein L17, chloroplastic-like, translating to MASASTFSLSSLRAALPSPPSICFPNGFSPSNLKIARPKSAPSPLNSFVGLAPLLPIFSSPDSFSFEHCFPTVDNGSCFFAMRHGRKVPKLNRPPDQRKALLRGLTTQLLKYGRIKTTRARASAMRKYVDKMVTLAKDGTLHKRRQALGFVYEKQIVHALFAEVGERYGDREGGYTRIIRTLPRRGDNAPMAYIELV from the exons ATGGCGTCTGCTTCAACGTTTAGCCTCTCTTCTCTGCGTGCTGCTCTCCCCTCCCCTCCTTCTATTTGCTTTCCCAACGGCTTCTCTCCTTCAAACCTCAAAATCGCTCGCCCTAAGTCTGCCCCAAGCCCGCTCAACTCCTTTGTCGGTCTCGCACCGTTGCTGCCCATCTTCTCTTCTCCAG ATTCATTTAGTTTTGAGCACTGCTTCCCCACGGTGGACAACGGAAGCTGTTTCTTTGCCATGAGACACGGGAGGAAGGTGCCCAAGCTCAACCGGCCTCCCGACCAGCGCAAGGCTCTTCTACGAGGCTTGACCACCCAGCTTCTCAAGTATGGTCGCATAAAGACCACCCGAGCCAGGGCTAGTGCGATGAGGAAGTATGTCGATAAGATGGTCACGCTGGCTAAGGACGGGACCCTGCACAAGAGACGACAAGCCCTTGGCTTCGTCTACGAAAAGCAAATCGTCCACGCCTTGTTTGCGGAGGTCGGGGAGAGGTACGGGGACAGAGAAGGAGGGTACACTAGGATAATCAGGACATTACCGAGGCGTGGGGATAATGCTCCTATGGCTTACATCGAACTGGTCTAG
- the LOC125196908 gene encoding dehydration-responsive element-binding protein 1E-like — protein sequence MQWGGFQETTPSYSTDASPKRRAGRKKFKETRHPVYRGVRLRSSDKWVCELREPRRQKRVWLGTYPTPEMAARAHDLAALALRGSAARLNFPDSAWRLAVPATEDARELRRAAAAAAEAFRPGGEASAGAGMYDVCGAPGVAGLAEAVLMSPPPFPGRRFGWDEVESDGEMELELWSF from the coding sequence ATGCAGTGGGGAGGTTTTCAAGAAACGACGCCGTCCTACTCAACCGACGCCAGCCCGAAGCGGCGTGCCGGCAGGAAGAAGTTCAAGGAGACGCGCCACCCCGTCTACCGGGGCGTGCGCCTCCGGAGCTCCGACAAGTGGGTCTGCGAGCTCCGCGAGCCCCGCCGCCAGAAGCGCGTCTGGCTGGGGACCTACCCCACCCCCGAGATGGCCGCGAGGGCGCACGACCTCGCGGCCCTCGCGCTCCGGGGCTCCGCCGCCCGCCTCAACTTCCCCGACTCCGCCTGGCGCCTCGCGGTCCCCGCCACCGAGGACGCCCGGGAGCTGAGGCGGGCGGCGGCCGCGGCCGCAGAGGCCTTCCGCCCGGGCGGGGAGGCCTCTGCGGGGGCGGGGATGTACGACGTCTGCGGGGCGCCGGGCGTGGCGGGGCTGGCGGAGGCGGTTCTGATGTCGCCTCCGCCGTTCCCGGGGCGGAGATTCGGTTGGGATGAGGTGGAGAGTGACGGTGAGATGGAGTTGGAGTTGTGGagtttttaa